From a single Hippoglossus stenolepis isolate QCI-W04-F060 chromosome 2, HSTE1.2, whole genome shotgun sequence genomic region:
- the LOC118118922 gene encoding zinc finger protein 629 isoform X1, with product MSAAVDFHSQIASIMEVMANAAVAEICKVVDDGYLVIHLEMSRSQKENELLRRKIRLLEVQIGRYRAERVRGAEASINSRFHGVRQLNRQSKDSPAGPSLQGRTRFLNRGKGIQQCVQKSQPINLDQDPDQEVVTTAKTESAGLQEEGELHIIKVEGAMETMGTTDEATPDSGIRTGGGVNSTTSLHATSTDSTDGQPTRCSNVTEGQGRLKNTSSPQSPEEKMHEVQGDTPEKERPPHTLLDWQESSETEDMQQPSCSKYTLQSVPANSSFSQTRTNVACAFPAVPRMPECNRDGVSHESKQDIIVINSNSCREAPSSGRGGGDRADEETPLGNVRSQYQPLLCIQISDSPSEVIFNSPPVSIATVDSQHQQTQYSWSEMGQMHSACSSSKNHLPESGSAQTQQQQQQQQQQQQQPCLAYACTYCSRRYAHQCQLRIHERVHTGEKPYQCTHCGKSFGQFCSLKRHQMVHTGERPFPCPHCGKQFSTSTNLKVHQSVHTGEKRFHCSKCGKNFSFLSNLIRHQALHSVK from the exons ATGTCAGCGGCCGTGGACTTCCATTCTCAGATCGCCTCCATCATGGAGGTTATGGCAAACGCGGCCGTTGCTGAAATCTGTAAAGTTGTGGACGACGGATACTTGGTGATTCACCTGGAAATGTCCCGGAGCCAGAAGGAGAACGAGTTACTGCGGAGGAAGATCAGACTGCTGGAGGTGCAGATCGGCCGCTACCGAGcggagagagtgaggggagcGGAGGCTTCCATCAACAGCCGCTTCCACGGAGTCCGCCAACTCAACCGGCAGAGCAAGGACTCACCGGCCG GCCCCTCTCTGCAGGGCAGGACCAGGTTCCTGAACAGAGGTAAAGGGATTCAGCAGTGTGTGCAGAAAAGCCAGCCTATCAACCTTGACCAGGATCCTGATCAGGAGGTCGTTACCACTGCCAAGACTGAG TCAGCAGGGCTGCAAGAGGAGGGGGAGCTGCACATCATCAAGGTGGAGGGAGCGATGGAGACCATGGGCACCACCGATGAGGCGACCCCAGACTCAGGCATCCGCACTGGAGGAGGCGTCAACTCTACAACCTCACTCCATGCAACCTCAACGGACAGCACCGATGGCCAACCGACAAGATGCAGCAACGTAACGGAG GGCCAGGGACGTCTGAAAAACACCAGCAGTCCTCAGAGCCCGGAGGAAAAGATGCATGAAGTGCAAG GTGACACcccagagaaagagagacctCCCCACACCCTGCTGGACTGGCAGGAGAGCAGTGAGACTGAAGATATGCAGCAGCCATCTTGCTCCAAATACACACTACAGAGTGTACCAGCAAACTCCTCATTCAGTCAAACTAGGACAAATGTGGCCTGTGCCTTCCCAGCTGTCCCAAGAATGCCTGAGTGCAACAGGGACGGGGTGAGCCATGAGTCTAAACAGGACATCATTGTAATaaactcaaacagctgcagggagGCACCGTCTTCTGGACGAGGTGGAGGTGACAGAGCTGATGAAGAGACACCTCTTGGCAATGTCAGGTCCCAGTATCAGCCACTGCTGTGTATTCAGATCAGTGACTCCCCCAGTGAAGTGATCTTTAACAGCCCCCCTGTTTCCATCGCAACAGTGGACTCCCAGCATCAGCAAACACAATATTCATGGTCTGAAATGGGGCAGATGCACAGTGCTTGCTCCTCCAGTAAAAACCACCTTCCTGAGTCTGGTTCAGCTCagacccagcagcagcagcagcagcagcagcagcagcagcagcagccctgccTTGCCTATGCATGCACCTACTGCTCCCGCCGTTATGCCCACCAATGCCAGCTGCGCATCCATGAGCGCGTCCACACGGGAGAGAAGCCATACCAGTGCACCCATTGCGGGAAAAGCTTCGGCCAGTTCTGCAGCCTCAAGCGCCATCAGATGGTCCACACAGGGGAGAGGCCCTTCCCCTGCCCACATTGCGGGAAGCAGTTTTCGACCTCCACCAACCTGAAGGTCCACCAGAGTGTCCACACTGGGGAGAAGAGGTTCCACTGCTCCAAGTGTGGCAAGAACTTCTCCTTCCTCAGCAACCTTATTAGACACCAGGCTCTGCACTCTGTGAAGTAG
- the LOC118118922 gene encoding zinc finger protein 135 isoform X2: MSAAVDFHSQIASIMEVMANAAVAEICKVVDDGYLVIHLEMSRSQKENELLRRKIRLLEVQIGRYRAERVRGAEASINSRFHGVRQLNRQSKDSPAGPSLQGRTRFLNRGKGIQQCVQKSQPINLDQDPDQEVVTTAKTEGQGRLKNTSSPQSPEEKMHEVQGDTPEKERPPHTLLDWQESSETEDMQQPSCSKYTLQSVPANSSFSQTRTNVACAFPAVPRMPECNRDGVSHESKQDIIVINSNSCREAPSSGRGGGDRADEETPLGNVRSQYQPLLCIQISDSPSEVIFNSPPVSIATVDSQHQQTQYSWSEMGQMHSACSSSKNHLPESGSAQTQQQQQQQQQQQQQPCLAYACTYCSRRYAHQCQLRIHERVHTGEKPYQCTHCGKSFGQFCSLKRHQMVHTGERPFPCPHCGKQFSTSTNLKVHQSVHTGEKRFHCSKCGKNFSFLSNLIRHQALHSVK, from the exons ATGTCAGCGGCCGTGGACTTCCATTCTCAGATCGCCTCCATCATGGAGGTTATGGCAAACGCGGCCGTTGCTGAAATCTGTAAAGTTGTGGACGACGGATACTTGGTGATTCACCTGGAAATGTCCCGGAGCCAGAAGGAGAACGAGTTACTGCGGAGGAAGATCAGACTGCTGGAGGTGCAGATCGGCCGCTACCGAGcggagagagtgaggggagcGGAGGCTTCCATCAACAGCCGCTTCCACGGAGTCCGCCAACTCAACCGGCAGAGCAAGGACTCACCGGCCG GCCCCTCTCTGCAGGGCAGGACCAGGTTCCTGAACAGAGGTAAAGGGATTCAGCAGTGTGTGCAGAAAAGCCAGCCTATCAACCTTGACCAGGATCCTGATCAGGAGGTCGTTACCACTGCCAAGACTGAG GGCCAGGGACGTCTGAAAAACACCAGCAGTCCTCAGAGCCCGGAGGAAAAGATGCATGAAGTGCAAG GTGACACcccagagaaagagagacctCCCCACACCCTGCTGGACTGGCAGGAGAGCAGTGAGACTGAAGATATGCAGCAGCCATCTTGCTCCAAATACACACTACAGAGTGTACCAGCAAACTCCTCATTCAGTCAAACTAGGACAAATGTGGCCTGTGCCTTCCCAGCTGTCCCAAGAATGCCTGAGTGCAACAGGGACGGGGTGAGCCATGAGTCTAAACAGGACATCATTGTAATaaactcaaacagctgcagggagGCACCGTCTTCTGGACGAGGTGGAGGTGACAGAGCTGATGAAGAGACACCTCTTGGCAATGTCAGGTCCCAGTATCAGCCACTGCTGTGTATTCAGATCAGTGACTCCCCCAGTGAAGTGATCTTTAACAGCCCCCCTGTTTCCATCGCAACAGTGGACTCCCAGCATCAGCAAACACAATATTCATGGTCTGAAATGGGGCAGATGCACAGTGCTTGCTCCTCCAGTAAAAACCACCTTCCTGAGTCTGGTTCAGCTCagacccagcagcagcagcagcagcagcagcagcagcagcagcagccctgccTTGCCTATGCATGCACCTACTGCTCCCGCCGTTATGCCCACCAATGCCAGCTGCGCATCCATGAGCGCGTCCACACGGGAGAGAAGCCATACCAGTGCACCCATTGCGGGAAAAGCTTCGGCCAGTTCTGCAGCCTCAAGCGCCATCAGATGGTCCACACAGGGGAGAGGCCCTTCCCCTGCCCACATTGCGGGAAGCAGTTTTCGACCTCCACCAACCTGAAGGTCCACCAGAGTGTCCACACTGGGGAGAAGAGGTTCCACTGCTCCAAGTGTGGCAAGAACTTCTCCTTCCTCAGCAACCTTATTAGACACCAGGCTCTGCACTCTGTGAAGTAG